A genomic window from Xyrauchen texanus isolate HMW12.3.18 chromosome 31, RBS_HiC_50CHRs, whole genome shotgun sequence includes:
- the LOC127625447 gene encoding neuronal PAS domain-containing protein 4B-like: MYRSTKGASKARRDQINAEIRNLKDLLPISDADKARISYLHIMSLACIYTRKSVFFSQGQDGSGSALSLPELSELVHTLPGFLLVLSSEGKLLYLSDNVEEHLGHTMVDLVAQGDSVYDITDPSDHFIVRGNLVPITTPDTDRLFRCRFSTSKFVRRQGTKNKLMLVQARCLPPPFHASSYWTSNPVWVCFCSPLDSLVPHLSSASNPLPTPPAEQPFLLACFQSQHSRDMRIHAAQDSVSIYLGYGIEILRSRSWYSLIHPRDLSHASAQHCALLHEGGARQVEMVVQVEAADNSWVWLYIIVQLKTGEYPINCHNYVISESEAWSVRQQLYSEQNQLALLYQEACQSSDPLSSPDQVFTPSSSGLSSQSFDFSFTTSGRSSSEELPSASGPSMVLGPNPLQGFSQDEESHPQPHGSHQMWLAESRKHPDRSALTISPEHLTNMNNIPSVSSIPQTHAASPPLPPFKLPKRQSSEEFICTPPYTPRLAGGSFLFGDESFKSDPSKVGIGDAGKIRQSMTSANYPVTMSARVGSTVPVQHCRKRLYETFPPIPDSPGSDECIIMALPEIRGPLYVDVPHFPFYRPPEGLLTPEASPIKQPCLSFFPQEEYIERERMEISLLAQYISTLAEGFCHEHPQGKSTPFNHESTHNSTASFEGPNSSLDHNDVSMFEEKALDGIPHPNHSPTSPIPPSPYSSSFSLSYSRCSPSTPISSCSPVHTQEKVTLIGVNHLCSVQSTHCKCMAGGGLKEAEQTDKRKAFTESEMDMEVMPPMMPSTVSASQGSFTAPGLPALTPALPCAQSFLEELVTMEPVFGAAAPMTPAMRQHAELYQLPHQGGQQIYQDGTSDHMF, encoded by the exons ATGTACCGGTCCACCAAAGGAGCATCGAAAGCTCGGAGAGATCAGATCAACGCAGAAATTCGCAACTTGAAAGATCTTCTCCCCATCTCCGATGCCGACAAAGCTCGTATCTCGTATCTTCACATTATGTCCCTTGCCTGCATTTACACAAGAAAGTCCGTCTTTTTCTCTCAAG GTCAAGATGGAAGCGGGAGCGCCCTGTCTTTGCCAGAACTCTCGGAGCTCGTGCACACGTTACCGGGCTTTCTCCTCGTGCTGTCGAGTGAAGGAAAACTACTGTATCTTTCGGACAACGTCGAAGAGCACCTTGGACATACCATG GTTGATCTGGTTGCTCAGGGTGATAGCGTGTATGACATTACTGACCCATCCGACCATTTCATCGTGAGGGGCAACCTTGTGCCAATCACCACACCTGACACAG ATCGCCTCTTTCGCTGCCGATTCAGCACCTCAAAGTTTGTGAGGAGGCAGGGAACAAAGAACAAACTTATGCTGGTACAAGCGCGCTGCCTGCCACCTCCCTTCCATGCTTCCTCCTACTGGACCTCCAACCCAGTGTGGGTGTGTTTTTGCTCTCCCCTGGATTCCCTTGTCCCTCACCTTTCTTCAGCCAGTAACCCTCTTCCCACCCCACCTGCTGAGCAACCGTTCCTCCTGGCCTGTTTCCAGTCACAGCACAGCAGAGACATGAGAATCCATGCTGCCCAGGACAG TGTAAGCATATACCTTGGTTATGGCATAGAGATTCTGCGCTCCCGCTCGTGGTATAGTCTGATTCATCCTCGTGATCTCTCCCATGCATCTGCACAGCACTGCGCCTTAT TGCATGAGGGAGGTGCGAGGCAGGTGGAGATGGTGGTCCAAGTAGAGGCGGCTGACAACTCATGGGTCTGGCTTTATATCATTGTTCAGCTGAAGACCGGAGAATATCCCATCAACTGCCACAACTATGTCATAAG TGAGTCTGAAGCTTGGTCAGTGCGTCAGCAGTTGTACTCAGAGCAGAACCAGCTGGCTCTCCTGTACCAGGAGGCATGCCAGTCCTCTGACCCTCTGTCCAGCCCTGATCAGGTCTTTACACCAAGCAGCAGTGGCCTGTCATCCCAGTCCTTCGACTTCAGCTTCACCACGTCTGGTAGAAGTTCCTCTGAGGAGCTTCCTAGTGCCTCTGGCCCCAGCATGGTACTTGGACCTAACCCTCTTCAGGGCTTTTCTCAGGATGAAGAGAGCCACCCGCAACCACATGGCAGTCACCAGATGTGGCTTGCAGAATCTAGAAAGCATCCAGATAGATCAGCCCTGACAATTTCCCCTGAACATCTGACCAACATGAACAATATCCCATCTGTTTCTTCAATTCCCCAAACCCATGCCGCCTCTCCACCCCTTCCTCCATTCAAACTTCCTAAGCGCCAGAGCTCAGAGGAGTTTATCTGTACACCCCCATACACCCCTAGACTAGCAGGGGGCAGTTTTCTGTTTGGTGATGAGTCCTTTAAATCAGACCCTAGCAAAGTAGGTATTGGTGATGCAGGTAAAATTAGGCAGTCTATGACCTCAGCAAATTACCCAGTGACCATGTCTGCTCGTGTTGGGTCAACAGTGCCAGTTCAACATTGCCGCAAACGTCTTTACGAGACATTTCCTCCTATTCCCGATAGCCCAGGGAGTGATGAATGTATTATTATGGCATTGCCAGAGATCAGGGGACCTCTATATGTAGACGTCCCTCATTTCCCATTCTATCGTCCCCCGGAAGGCCTTTTAACACCAGAGGCCTCACCCATTAAACAACCCTGTTTGAGTTTCTTCCCTCAGGAGGAatacattgagagagagagaatggagatCTCTCTTCTGGCTCAGTATATAAGCACTTTAGCCGAAGGTTTCTGTCACGAACACCCACAAGGCAAATCAACTCCCTTTAATCATGAATCCACACACAATTCCACTGCATCTTTTGAGGGACCAAACTCCTCCTTGGATCACAATGATGTCTCTATGTTTGAGGAGAAGGCATTAGATGGCATCCCTCATCCAAATCATTCCCCCACCTCCCCCATACCTCCCTCGCCTTACTCATCTTCATTCTCACTCTCCTACAGTCGGTGTTCCCCTTCCACCCCTATAAGCAGCTGCTCTCCTGTCCACACACAGGAGAAGGTCACTCTGATTGGTGTAAACCACCTCTGTAGCGTCCAGTCGACGCACTGTAAATGCATGGCAGGGGGTGGGCTGAAGGAAGCAGAGCAAACAGACAAGAGAAAGGCTTTCACAGAGAGTGAGATGGACATGGAGGTGATGCCTCCAATGATGCCCTCCACTGTCTCAGCCTCCCAAGGGTCCTTCACAGCTCCAGGCCTTCCTGCCCTCACCCCTGCTCTGCCTTGTGCCCAGTCCTTCCTAGAGGAGCTGGTCACCATGGAACCTGTGTTTGGGGCAGCAGCCCCAATGACTCCTGCCATGAGGCAACATGCTGAGTTGTATCAACTCCCTCATCAAGGTGGACAACAGATCTACCAAG ATGGAACCAGTGACCACATGTTTTAA